In Leptospira saintgironsiae, one genomic interval encodes:
- a CDS encoding TetR/AcrR family transcriptional regulator, which yields MPVNKKRRQQQGPGRPFKKDKITVREDLISAGTELLKTTPLEEISLRKVASLAGVSHAASYHHFENKNALLAAISERGFQKYFSEYQKELEKTENDFLGRFRALGWTYIQFILNNQQFARIMFGGIDINLHPTLSAVSRRTYRQLHEIIRMGQRLGAIKPGQTREKTVASWSMIHGIAMLFLEGRIKPQKNKEDMKKFILSVIECAYTGMTLPLSR from the coding sequence ATGCCCGTAAATAAGAAACGCCGCCAACAACAGGGTCCAGGAAGGCCGTTTAAAAAAGATAAGATCACCGTTAGGGAAGATCTTATATCCGCGGGAACCGAATTATTAAAGACTACTCCTCTAGAGGAGATCTCTTTGCGAAAAGTTGCTTCTCTTGCAGGTGTGAGTCATGCTGCATCTTATCATCACTTCGAAAATAAAAACGCATTGCTTGCTGCGATCTCAGAAAGAGGATTTCAGAAATATTTTTCAGAGTATCAAAAGGAACTCGAAAAAACGGAAAACGATTTTCTGGGCCGTTTTCGCGCTCTTGGTTGGACCTATATTCAGTTTATTCTTAACAACCAACAATTCGCAAGGATTATGTTCGGTGGTATTGATATAAATTTACATCCCACATTGTCTGCAGTTTCTAGAAGAACATACAGACAGTTACATGAAATTATACGCATGGGTCAAAGACTGGGAGCAATTAAGCCAGGGCAAACTCGCGAAAAAACTGTAGCCTCTTGGTCTATGATCCATGGGATCGCAATGCTCTTTTTGGAAGGTAGGATAAAACCCCAAAAGAACAAAGAGGACATGAAAAAATTTATCTTGTCCGTGATAGAGTGTGCTTACACTGGAATGACATTACCTTTAAGCAGATAG
- a CDS encoding flavin-containing monooxygenase, with protein sequence MQSQNKKEKSISIAIVGTGFGGLCAAIQLKKNGFHNFVIYEKSNSVGGTWRENTYPGAACDVPSHLYSFSFEPNSNWPRKYSAQPEILSYLKHCAEKYGILPHIRFGTEIKSADWDDSSRVWKIKTSQNETLEHDVFISAVGQLNRPALPSIKGLESFKGRIFHSANWDPSYNFSGKKVAAIGTGASAIQFIPQIVNQGADVTVFQRTAPWVVPKPDRKYFGFEKFLFKYFPGYRLLLRFQIYIWNEIRMIAFQKNNHANKIVKWMSLSHMKKFVKDPELRKILTPDYPAGCKRILLSNDYYEALAKPNTKVLSESIKEATPEGIVTKVGLQKFDAIVFGTGFKATEFLSPMKVKGTKNQDLNEVWKNGAEAYLGLAVAGFPNFYILYGPNTNLAHNSIVYMIESQVRYLISALNEMNKKGIQALIPKVRSMQNYNTSLNKKFDKFVWDTGCTNWYINASGKNTNNWPGHTYEYSYKTRKIDLSEYEILSA encoded by the coding sequence ATGCAGTCACAAAATAAAAAAGAAAAATCGATCTCTATCGCGATTGTAGGTACAGGTTTCGGCGGTTTATGTGCTGCAATACAACTTAAGAAGAATGGATTCCATAATTTCGTAATTTATGAAAAATCAAATTCAGTAGGAGGAACTTGGAGAGAAAATACTTATCCGGGGGCTGCATGTGATGTTCCTTCTCACCTTTATTCTTTTTCTTTTGAGCCAAATTCTAACTGGCCTAGAAAATATTCCGCTCAGCCTGAGATACTTTCTTACTTAAAACATTGCGCAGAAAAATACGGAATACTTCCACATATTCGTTTTGGGACCGAGATCAAATCTGCAGATTGGGATGATTCGTCTAGAGTTTGGAAGATCAAAACTTCTCAAAATGAAACATTAGAACATGATGTTTTTATTTCTGCCGTAGGGCAATTGAATCGCCCTGCTCTACCTTCAATTAAAGGTTTAGAAAGTTTTAAAGGCAGGATATTTCATTCTGCAAACTGGGATCCTTCTTATAATTTCTCAGGGAAGAAGGTAGCAGCCATCGGAACTGGTGCGAGCGCTATTCAATTCATTCCACAAATCGTAAACCAGGGAGCAGATGTAACTGTTTTTCAAAGAACTGCACCTTGGGTGGTTCCTAAACCAGATCGTAAATATTTTGGTTTCGAAAAGTTCTTATTCAAATATTTTCCTGGATATAGATTATTACTTAGATTCCAAATTTATATTTGGAACGAGATCCGAATGATCGCATTCCAAAAGAATAATCATGCAAACAAGATCGTAAAATGGATGAGTCTTTCCCATATGAAAAAGTTTGTAAAAGATCCAGAACTACGTAAAATTCTGACTCCTGATTATCCTGCAGGATGCAAGCGTATTCTTCTTTCTAATGATTATTATGAAGCATTAGCAAAACCGAATACAAAAGTTCTTTCTGAATCCATCAAAGAGGCGACTCCAGAAGGAATAGTAACTAAAGTTGGTCTCCAAAAATTTGATGCGATCGTTTTTGGAACTGGATTTAAAGCTACTGAATTCCTTTCTCCTATGAAAGTGAAAGGAACCAAAAACCAAGATCTGAATGAAGTTTGGAAGAATGGTGCAGAGGCTTATCTAGGCTTGGCTGTTGCAGGCTTCCCGAATTTTTATATTTTATACGGCCCGAATACCAATCTAGCTCATAACTCTATCGTGTATATGATCGAATCTCAAGTACGCTATCTAATTTCTGCTTTGAATGAAATGAATAAAAAAGGGATCCAAGCATTGATCCCCAAAGTTAGAAGCATGCAAAACTACAATACATCATTAAACAAAAAATTTGATAAATTCGTATGGGACACTGGATGTACAAACTGGTATATCAATGCTTCCGGTAAGAACACAAACAATTGGCCCGGTCATACTTACGAATATTCTTATAAGACTAGAAAGATTGATCTATCCGAATACGAAATTCTATCTGCTTAA
- a CDS encoding ATP-binding protein translates to MTIDLEILICSVFIFLSTNLFWLGSTTGTNLEKKNAAAYFSIFTLIVSSLLFSFSAILGQNGFLVVSSYPILYFFPGLILLILIPFGWFVVIVWFFGFLKKKGIFFYLFYILSFCQLIAISILLIYNPGRSWNISLFEYWKLVPFSFKSAYLIYIFACVFLSLLCLFLFKISDNSLSELGRQKAVPFLKGIGFSLFGVVLLVSLLFVGDEFGIIENLILKAEKEPKYFYGFVLSIQLLICVSILVLGWALTSYEIITGRILPKISLKQEWKNSIYVAFLLSCLYFVFAKLGYPRAEIFIIFSYSFFLSRFFTVRKNKQISSNQNEVLKKILSSGSIKLSFGYLCKDVLEATKAALVFQGKIPYISDTNIYYPENIPPETFDFSKIVPNLENPNIQYLDKDQFSGFVVRVKIESVLSGDAYLILGQKENGGLFAEEEIEIARITGTWLVHSLFLEETGNILEELQRKKIQEQRLSDQKTRQILHDEILPEIHSLILEISNDKSGSLNAQHANSLTELHKRISSLLREMSDTGLEISRIGLISMLQKLQDIDAKDYTLIWKIDPNVNSQTENYPPEVQEVLYYAFRESLRNAVKYSGELRSAGIYIRIQYESGLSIQIKNEIGKDLISVRSSGQGLKIHSALLRIFQGSLTLEFPNSKEAMIRIFLPSPQE, encoded by the coding sequence ACTATAGATCTTGAAATATTAATCTGCTCCGTTTTTATCTTTCTTTCTACAAATTTGTTTTGGTTAGGATCAACCACCGGAACAAATCTGGAAAAGAAAAACGCTGCTGCATATTTTAGTATTTTTACTTTAATTGTATCTTCGTTATTATTCTCTTTCTCTGCAATCCTTGGCCAAAATGGGTTTTTAGTCGTATCCTCTTATCCAATCTTATATTTTTTTCCGGGATTGATATTATTGATACTGATTCCATTCGGATGGTTTGTAGTAATTGTTTGGTTTTTTGGATTTTTAAAAAAGAAAGGGATCTTTTTTTATTTATTCTATATCTTATCTTTTTGCCAATTAATTGCAATCTCCATCCTACTTATTTATAACCCAGGACGAAGCTGGAATATCAGTTTATTTGAATATTGGAAATTAGTTCCCTTCTCATTTAAATCCGCTTATTTAATCTATATTTTTGCGTGCGTATTTCTTTCCCTACTTTGTTTATTCTTATTCAAAATTTCGGATAATAGTCTTTCCGAGTTAGGAAGACAAAAGGCAGTTCCATTCTTAAAAGGAATTGGCTTTTCCTTGTTCGGAGTTGTCTTACTAGTTTCTCTTCTATTTGTAGGCGATGAATTCGGAATTATAGAAAATTTGATCTTAAAAGCAGAAAAAGAACCCAAATACTTTTACGGATTTGTCCTCAGTATACAACTGTTGATTTGTGTTTCTATTTTAGTTTTAGGTTGGGCATTAACATCTTATGAAATAATTACAGGAAGAATATTACCTAAGATTAGCCTAAAACAAGAATGGAAAAATTCAATCTATGTGGCTTTCTTACTTTCTTGTTTATATTTTGTTTTCGCAAAATTAGGCTATCCTAGAGCGGAAATTTTCATCATATTCTCTTATTCCTTCTTCCTTTCCCGATTTTTTACAGTTCGAAAAAACAAACAGATCAGTTCCAACCAAAACGAAGTATTAAAAAAGATCTTATCTTCCGGTTCAATCAAACTTTCTTTCGGATATTTGTGCAAAGATGTATTGGAAGCGACTAAGGCGGCTTTGGTATTCCAAGGAAAAATCCCATACATATCAGATACGAATATTTATTATCCGGAAAATATTCCGCCGGAAACATTTGATTTTTCTAAAATAGTTCCAAATCTAGAAAATCCAAATATTCAATACTTAGACAAAGATCAATTTTCAGGATTTGTGGTCCGAGTAAAAATAGAAAGTGTACTTTCCGGAGATGCCTACTTAATCTTGGGCCAAAAAGAAAATGGAGGACTATTCGCAGAAGAAGAAATTGAAATTGCAAGAATCACAGGAACTTGGCTCGTACATTCCCTATTTTTAGAGGAAACAGGAAATATTTTAGAAGAACTTCAAAGAAAGAAAATCCAAGAACAAAGACTTTCAGATCAGAAGACTAGACAAATACTTCATGATGAAATACTTCCGGAAATCCATTCTCTTATTTTGGAAATCTCTAATGACAAATCGGGAAGTCTCAATGCCCAACATGCAAATTCTCTAACAGAACTTCATAAAAGAATATCCTCTCTATTGAGAGAAATGTCTGATACTGGCTTAGAAATTTCCAGGATAGGCTTAATTTCAATGTTACAAAAACTACAGGATATTGATGCAAAAGATTACACTCTAATTTGGAAAATAGATCCAAATGTGAATTCACAAACTGAAAACTATCCTCCCGAAGTTCAGGAAGTTTTGTATTATGCATTCAGGGAATCCTTACGCAACGCAGTAAAATATTCTGGAGAGTTAAGATCAGCAGGCATTTACATTCGTATTCAATATGAAAGCGGTTTATCCATTCAGATCAAAAACGAAATAGGAAAAGATCTTATATCAGTACGTTCTTCCGGCCAAGGGTTGAAAATACATAGTGCATTATTGAGAATTTTCCAAGGTTCTTTGACATTGGAATTTCCTAATTCTAAGGAAGCGATGATCCGGATCTTTCTTCCTTCTCCTCAAGAATAA